Proteins found in one Micropterus dolomieu isolate WLL.071019.BEF.003 ecotype Adirondacks linkage group LG10, ASM2129224v1, whole genome shotgun sequence genomic segment:
- the sprtn gene encoding DNA-dependent metalloprotease SPRTN: MDDDFLLAIQLQEQFDNEYETALVSSNGFDDNSFGQSSKKRKVEVTGGGSSDVVPYWKPTVQPERPLSIVDESWEMLDPSPDVRAMFLEFNDMFFYGKLSGVEVKWSPRMTLCAGVCSYEGRGGLCSIRLSAPLLKLRPRKDLVETLLHEMIHALLFVTQNNRDRDGHGPEFCKHMNRINKSSGTNISIYHSFHDEVDVYRQHWWKCNGPCQNRKPYFGFVKRAMNRAPSSLDPWWEDHKRTCGGTYTKVKEPEGYGKKGKKDGKASGNGKPSSTTTGSGSQDIRNIIPFSGKGFLLGGTSQSSTSSSPSYKLVVPVLKTSSSSPISSPKKLFTPSSPAKSLNSPVRSGLGNKGISSALPSVRPATSTGQKPHIKRSVGNTRVFVNINGSPVKIPKPRSSGSQEANKIKQRSIEDLFNSTSVRKSVSQSSTSNAELKRDSLTSSDITMSATSASSFFPKQQSTPSASSPRTFIPSPSKSSHSQLSSVVSKGTKGSPAKPTHSKYFNQSNSDGASGAAGGGQASRKRSWDDRSSSASIFDFFQKTLGSNSAASGESLKTKSPAMQQRTATATASSATSSLHSSAGVPSSTPTSSSSSSSSALMVSCPACQAQVEESKINEHLDSCLS, translated from the exons ATGGATGATGATTTTCTGCTTGCTATTCAGCTACAGGAGCAATTTGACAATGAATACGAGACGGCATTGGTGTCATCAAACGGCTTTGATGATAATAGCTTCGGACAAAGCAGTAAGAAACGGAAAGTGGAGGTAACTGGTGGCGGCAGCAGCGATGTTGTTCCCTACTGGAAGCCGACTGTCCAGCCGGAGAGGCCGCTGTCCATCGTGGACGAGTCCTGGGAGATGCTGGACCCCAGTCCCGATGTCAGAGCTATGTTTCTGGAGTTCAATGACATGTTCTTCTACGGGAAACTCAGCGGTGTCGAGGTTAAGTGGAGCCCAAGAATGACACT GTGTGCTGGAGTGTGCTCTTATGAGGGCCGAGGTGGACTGTGTTCAATCAGACTCAGTGCCCCTCTGCTGAAGCTTAGGCCGAGAAAAGACCTGGTGGAG ACTCTCCTTCATGAAATGATTCACGCGCTGCTGTTTGTGACCCAGAACAACAGAGACCGAGACGGTCATGGTCCTGAGTTCTGCAAACACATGAATCGGATCAACAAGTCCAGTGGGACAAACATTTCT ATCTACCACAGTTTCCACGATGAGGTTGATGTGTACCGGCAGCACTGGTGGAAATGCAACGGGCCCTGCCAGAACCGCAAGCCCTACTTTGGCTTTGTGAAGAGGGCCATGAATCGGGCTCCATCTTCTCTGGACCCCTGGTGGGAGGACCACAAGAGGACGTGTGGAGGGACGTACACCAAAGTCAAGGAGCCTGAAGGATATggcaaaaaaggcaaaaaggaTGGGAAGGCCTCAGGAAATGGAAAGCCTTCAAGTACAACTACAG GTTCTGGATCACAGGACATAAGGAACATTATCCCATTTAGTGGCAAAGGCTTTCTACTCGGAGGGACATCACAGTCCTCGACGTCTTCCTCCCCATCTTACAAACTAGTAGTGCCTGTTCTGAAAACATCCTCGTCCAGCCCCATCTCCTCTCCAAAGAAACTCTTCACTCCTTCATCTCCGGCTAAAAGTCTCAATTCTCCTGTTCGCTCCGGCCTGGGTAACAAAGGAATCTCTAGTGCGCTACCCTCCGTCAGACCAGCTACCTCCACGGGGCAGAAGCCACACATAAAGAGGTCTGTTGGTAACACAAGGGTTTTTGTCAACATCAACGGCTCGCCTGTGAAAATCCCCAAACCCCGCAGCAGCGGTAGCCAAGaagcaaataaaatcaaacagagGTCCATTGAAGACCTTTTCAACAGCACAAGTGTCAGAAAGTCAGTGAGTCAATCCTCCACCTCAAACGCAGAACTTAAAAGAGATTCACTAACATCATCAGACATTACAATGAGTGCTACCTCTgcttcttccttctttcctaAACAACAAAGTACCCCTTCAGCTTCCTCTCCCAGAACATTTATTCCGAGTCCTAGTAAATCCAGCCATTCGCAgctttcttctgtggtttcaAAAGGAACCAAAGGCAGCCCTGCCAAACCAACACATTCCAAGTATTTCAATCAGTCTAATAGTGACGGTGCATCGGGAGCTGCTGGTGGGGGTCAGGCATCGAGGAAGAGGTCGTGGGACGACCGCAGCAGCTCAGCCAGCATCTTTGACTTCTTCCAGAAGACACTAGGCAGCAATTCAGCAGCATCAGGGGAGTCTCTGAAGACAAAATCACCTGCAATGCAGCAAAGAACTGCCACTGCTACAGCATCCTCCGCTACTTCCTCACTCCATTCCTCTGCAGGAGTCCCCAGTTCTACCCCcacctcttcatcctcttcctcctcttcagcaTTGATGGTCAGCTGTCCAGCATGCCAAGCACAGGTGGAGGAGTCAAAGATCAATGAGCACCTTGATTCCTGCCTCTCGTAA
- the exoc8 gene encoding exocyst complex component 8 — protein MSETGNRLRKLLESPNFEPQNYVKQLSQQSDGDRDLQEHRQKIQTLADETAQNLKKNVYKNYRQFIETAKEISYLESEMYQLSHILTEQKSIMESITQALLSTDKDETSKEMQAAFPKETEEVKQRTLTSLLEKVEGGKNIMDTPGRHLVYNGDLVEFDVDNMSPIQKVHAFLMNDCLLIATWLPNRRGTVKYKYNALYDLESFAVVNVKDNPPMKDMFKILMFPDSRIFQAENSKIKKEWLEILDETKKNKVTKDKHKKEEEAPTSPVRAEVSTNPFDVDEDERAVAEESVDLSPEWIQGLPEDLDVCIAQRDFEGAVDLLDKLNEYLKDQPVTQRVKELRVKVDERVRQLTEVLVFELSPDRSLRGGPKATRRAVSQLIRLGQSTKACELFLKNRAAAVQTAIRQLRIEGATLLYIHKLCNNFFTSLLETAKEFEMDFAGNTGCYSAFVVWSRSAMRMFVDAFSKQVFDSKESLSTAAECVKVAKEHCQQLTEIGLDLTFTLQSLLVKDIKAALLSYKDIIMEATKHRNSEEMWRRMNLMTPEALTKLKDEMRSCGMGSFEQYTGDDCWVNLSYTIVAFTKQLMSFLEEGLKLYFPELHMVLLESLREIILVAVQHVDYSLRCEQDPEKKAFIVRNATFLHDTVLPVVELRFEEAVGKPAKQLQDLRKSNRPVRINPESTTSLV, from the exons ATGTCGGAGACGGGGAACCGACTACGGAAGCTCCTCGAATCGCCTAATTTCGAGCCTCAAAACTACGTGAAGCAGCTGTCACAGCAGTCCGATGGCGACAGGGATTTGCAGGAGCATCGCCAAAAAATCCAAACCTTGGCGGACGAAACGGCTCAAAACCTGAAGAAAAATGTCTATAAGAACTACAGACAGTTCATCGAAACGGCCAAAGAGATTTCCTACCTGGAGAGCGAGATGTACCAGCTGAGTCACATCCTGACAGAGCAGAAGAGCATCATGGAGAGCATCACTCAGGCCTTGCTGTCCACAGACAAGGATGAGACATCTAAAGAGATGCAGGCTGCTTTCCCCAAAGAGACCGAGGAGGTGAAGCAGAGGACGCTCACCTCGCTGCTGGAGAAAGTGGAGGGCGGTAAAAACATCATGGACACCCCAGGAAGGCACCTGGTCTACAATGGTGACCTTGTGGAGTTTGATGTTGACAACATGTCCCCCATCCAGAAGGTGCACGCTTTCCTGATGAACGACTGTCTGCTAATCGCCACCTGGCTGCCAAACCGTCGAGGAACCGTCAAGTATAAATACAACGCCCTGTATGACCTGGAGAGCTTCGCTGTGGTTAACGTAAAGGACAACCCTCCCATGAAGGACATGTTCAAGATCCTCATGTTCCCAGACAGTCGCATCTTCCAGGCGGAGAACAGCAAAATCAAGAAGGAGTGGCTGGAGATCCTGGACGAAACCAAGAAGAACAAAGTCACCAAGGACAAGcacaagaaagaggaagaggccCCTACTTCTCCTGTAAGGGCCGAGGTGTCCACCAATCCTTTCGATGTGGACGAGGACGAACGAGCCGTCGCTGAAGAAAGCGTGGACCTCAGTCCTGAGTGGATCCAGGGGCTGCCGGAGGATCTGGATGTTTGCATTGCCCAGAGAGACTTTGAGGGCGCCGTGGACCTGCTGGACAAGCTCAACGAGTATCTCAAAGACCAGCCGGTCACCCAGAGGGTCAAAGAGCTGAGGGTGAAGGTGGATGAGCGTGTGCGGCAGCTGACAGAGGTCCTGGTGTTCGAGTTGTCTCCAGATCGCTCACTTCGAGGTGGACCCAAAGCCACGCGGCGGGCCGTGTCCCAGCTGATCAGACTAG GCCAGTCCACCAAAGCCTGTGAGCTGTTCCTGAAGAACCGTGCTGCTGCAGTCCAGACGGCCATACGGCAGCTGCGCATAGAAGGAGCCACATTGCTCTACATCCACAAACTCTGCAACAACTTCTTCACAAGCTTGCTGGAGACGGCCAAAGAGTTTGAGATGGACTTTGCAGGGAACACGGGCTGCTACTCCGCCTTTGTGGTCTGGTCCAGATCAGCCATGAGGATGTTTGTGGACGCCTTCAGCAAGCAG GTGTTTGACAGTAAGGAGAGCCTGTCGACAGCAGCAGAGTGTGTAAAAGTGGCCAAGGAGCATTGTCAGCAGCTGACTGAGATCGGCCTGGACCTGACATTCACCCTGCAGTCGCTGCTGGTCAAAGACATCAAGGCAGCCCTGCTGAGCTACAAGGACATCATCATGGAAGCCACCAAGCACAGAAACTCTGaggagatgtggaggaggaTGAACCTCATGACCCCCGAGGCTCTGACTAAACTCAAG gacGAGATGCGCAGCTGTGGCATGGGCAGCTTTGAGCAGTACACTGGCGACGACTGCTGGGTGAACCTGAGCTACACCATCGTGGCCTTCACAAAGCAGCTGATGAGCTTCTTGGAGGAAGGACTGAAGCTCTACTTCCCCGAGCTGCACATGGTGCTGCTGGAGAGCCTGAGGGAGATCATCCTGGTCGCCGTGCAGCACGTGGACTACAGCCTCCGCTGTGAGCAGGACCCTGAGAAGAAGGCCTTCATCGTGCGGAATGCCACCTTCCTCCACGACACCGTACTGCCGGTGGTGGAGCTGAGGTTTGAAGAGGCCGTGGGCAAGCCGGCCAAACAGCTGCAGGACCTGAGGAAGAGCAACAGACCGGTTCGAATCAATCCAGAGAGTACCACATCTTTGGTCTGA